In the Topomyia yanbarensis strain Yona2022 chromosome 3, ASM3024719v1, whole genome shotgun sequence genome, one interval contains:
- the LOC131692393 gene encoding queuine tRNA-ribosyltransferase accessory subunit 2, whose amino-acid sequence MKYALEKVTKCSGRIGTLSGIDRLPNINLRTPALVLHSKGGSIPHLSKEVLQYMNLEPTVIQYSLANTENMEEAIRASGNGISYFVAQPEMISLLTLQDPAEFCQPNFHEKDLVPIYCRRGRRNFTVEQYMELVEAFQPDVFVPLFDGYTDEISSKKRVQKSVERTETLVEQFLEERKKSGKLGQSTILAPLVGGYNINLREKYSKFISRFEHDFSGYLIAGLHSNGSTASKIEQKSLLEIVSKICELLPSGKPRFAFGAFNPNAILEMISCGVDVFDTSYPYLKTQQHRALVFSFNVDEKEVDDRETELDLTDSRWAQDFTGFVSSCACLACTKHTRAYSQHLFNTREMLGPILLMIHNLHHFFEFFKVIQKHVVNDTLPDLQNHLKKQKLVPYEEKEASKDSKADGKFVKSTELNPDELRPKKLKI is encoded by the exons ATGAAATATGCTCTGGAGAAGGTGACAAAATGTTCCGGTCGGATCGGTACCCTAAGTGGTATTGACAGGTTGCCAAATATCAACCTACGAACACCGGCACTGGTACTACATTCCAAG GGCGGCAGCATACCTCATCTTTCGAAAGAAGTCCTCCAATACATGAACTTGGAGCCCACAGTTATCCAATACTCTCTGGCAAACACAGAAAACATGGAGGAAGCAATCAGAGCTTCAGGAAACGGTATCTCTTATTTCGTTGCACAACCGGAAATGATTTCATTGCTAACCCTCCAGGATCCGGCAGAATTTTGTCAACCAAATTTTCACGAGAAGGACCTCGTACCAATCTACTGTAGAAGAGGAAGGAGAAATTTCACTGTCGAACAGTATATGGAACTTGTGGAAGCTTTCCAGCCGGACGTGTTCGTTCCACTTTTTGATGGATATACCGACGAGATCAGTTCTAAGAAACGTGTACAGAAATCGGTGGAAAGGACGGAAACCTTGGTGGAGCAGTTTTTGGAAGAACGTAAAAAATCGGGCAAACTTGGACAATCAACTATTCTAGCTCCACTAGTTGGTGGTTACAACATTAATCTAAGAGAAAAGTACAGCAAATTCATATCCCGATTCGAGCATGATTTTAGTGGGTACTTAATCGCTGGCCTTCATTCAAATGGTTCAACAGCTTCTAAAATAGAACAAAAATCTTTGTTGGAGATTGTCTCCAAAATATGCGAATTATTGCCATCGGGAAAACCCCGTTTCGCTTTCGGGGCTTTTAATCCTAATGCCATTCTAGAGATGATAAGTTGCGgagttgatgtttttgataCAAGCTATCCTTATCTCAAGACACAACAACATCGTGCGCTGGTTTTCAGTTTCAATGTGGACGAGAAGGAGGTAGATGATCGGGAAACCGAGCTAGACTTGACAGATTCTCGATGGGCGCAAGATTTCACTGGATTCGTAAGTTCGTGTGCATGTTTAGCGTGCACTAAACACACGCGGGCTTATTCACAACACCTTTTCAACACACGGGAGATGCTAGGACCAATTTTGCTTATGAT ACATAATCTACATCATTTCTTCGAGTTCTTCAAAGTTATCCAGAAACACGTTGTCAACGATACGTTACCAGATTTGCAGAATCATTTGAAAAAGCAAAAGTTAGTTCCCTATGAAGAGAAGGAAGCATCTAAAGATTCCAAAGCGGATGGTAAATTTGTTAAGTCAACAGAACTAAATCCTGATGAGTTACGACCGAAAAAGCTTAAAATATAA
- the LOC131691629 gene encoding ubiquitin carboxyl-terminal hydrolase isozyme L5: protein MADSAGEWCLIESDPGVFSELIREFGVEGVQVEELWSLDEEHFKNLEPVHGLIFLFKWVKDDEPAGSIVQDSRLEKIFFAKQVINNACATQAILSILLNSKHSDIQLGSTLSDFKEFCISFDAYSRGLALSNASQIRTVHNSFARQTLFEMDNKHTNKDEDVFHFVGYVPVDGRLYELDGLKEGPIDLGAVGAGEDWINVVRPIIEKRIQKYSEGEIHFNLMAIVSDRQQIYQRQIDQLLQSSGDDEMETDTKQNEITRLRLLIEDEIAKRKRYRVENIRRKHNYLPLIVELLKILAQNGQLMPLYEKAKQRATERESGKAGTQK, encoded by the exons ATGGCAGACAGTGCTGGAGAATGGTGTTTAATTGAAAGTGATCCTGGTGTATTCAGTGAGCTGATCCGAGAATTCG GCGTTGAAGGAGTTCAGGTGGAAGAATTGTGGAGTTTGGATGAAGAACATTTCAAGAACTTGGAACCCGTCCACGGATTGATCTTTCTTTTTAAGTGGGTCAAAGATGACGAGCCAGCGGGATCGATCGTTCAAGATAGTcgtctggagaaaattttctttGCCAAACAGGTAATCAATAATGCTTGCGCGACTCAAGCGATTCTCAGCATTTTGCTAAACTCCAAGCACTCGGACATTCAACTCGGTTCGACGTTATCCGACTTcaaagaattttgtatttcgtttGATGCGTACAGCAGAGGATTAGCCTTAAGCAATGCATCGCAGATTAGAACGGTGCATAATTCGTTTGCCCGTCAGACGTTATTTGAGATGGATAACAAGCATACTAACAAAGACGAAgacgtttttcattttgtcgGTTACGTACCGGTGGATGGACGGTTGTACGAATTGGATGGTCTTAAGGAAGGTCCGATTGATTTGGGAGCCGTTGGCGCTGGTGAAGACTGGATTAACGTAGTTCGCCCAATTATCGAAAAACGCATTCAGAAGTACAGTGAAGGCGAAAtccatttcaatttgatggcgaTTGTTTCTGATCGGCAGCAGATTTACCAGCGTCAAATTGATCAACTGCTGCAGTCCAGCGGAGATGATGAGATGGAAACCGACACTAAGCAGAACGAAATCACTAGACTGCGCCTCCTTATTGAAGACGAGATTGCAAAGCGTAAACGTTATAGGGTGGAAAACATTCGCCGAAAGCATAACTACTTGCCATTGATTGTCGAATTGCTTAAGATTTTGGCGCAGAACGGGCAACTGATGCCTCTGTATGAGAAAGCGAAACAACGGGCAACCGAGCGGGAGTCTGGCAAAGCGGGAACACAGAAATAA